A window from Pseudomonas sp. Tri1 encodes these proteins:
- the gltA gene encoding citrate synthase, whose protein sequence is MADKKAQLIIEGAAPVELPILTGTVGPDVIDVRGLTATGRFTFDPGFMSTASCESKITYIDGDNGILLHRGYPIEQLAEKSDYLETCYLLLNGELPTAEQKAQFVSTVKNHTMVHEQLKTFFNGFRRDAHPMAVMCGVVGALSAFYHDSLDINNPQHREISAIRLVAKMPTLAAMVYKYSMGQPMMYPRNDLTYAENFLHMMFNTPCEIKPISPVLAKAMDRIFILHADHEQNASTSTVRLAGSSGANPFACIAAGIAALWGPAHGGANEAVLTMLDEIGDVSNIDKFIAKAKDKNDPFKLMGFGHRVYKNRDPRATVMKQTCDEVLKELGIKNDPQLELAMRLEEIALTDPYFIERSLYPNVDFYSGIILKAIGIPTSMFTVIFALARTVGWISHWKEMLSSPYKIGRPRQLYTGYESRDITKLEDRK, encoded by the coding sequence ATGGCTGACAAAAAAGCGCAGTTGATCATCGAGGGCGCAGCCCCCGTCGAGCTGCCCATTTTAACCGGCACCGTTGGTCCCGATGTAATCGACGTACGGGGCCTGACGGCCACGGGCCGTTTCACCTTTGACCCAGGTTTCATGTCGACCGCTTCGTGCGAGTCGAAAATCACCTATATCGACGGCGACAACGGCATCCTGCTGCACCGCGGCTACCCGATCGAGCAACTGGCTGAAAAATCGGACTACCTGGAAACCTGCTACCTGCTGCTCAACGGCGAGCTGCCAACCGCAGAGCAAAAGGCCCAGTTCGTCAGCACCGTGAAGAACCACACCATGGTTCACGAGCAGTTGAAGACCTTCTTCAACGGTTTCCGTCGCGATGCTCACCCGATGGCCGTCATGTGCGGCGTTGTCGGCGCCCTCTCGGCCTTCTACCACGACTCCCTGGACATCAATAACCCCCAGCATCGCGAAATCTCCGCGATCCGCCTGGTGGCGAAGATGCCAACCCTGGCAGCCATGGTCTACAAGTACTCCATGGGCCAGCCCATGATGTACCCGCGCAACGACCTGACCTATGCAGAAAACTTCCTGCATATGATGTTCAACACCCCGTGCGAGATCAAACCGATCAGCCCGGTGCTCGCCAAGGCCATGGACCGGATCTTCATCCTCCATGCCGACCACGAGCAGAACGCCTCCACGTCCACCGTGCGCCTGGCCGGCTCCTCGGGTGCCAACCCGTTCGCCTGCATCGCCGCCGGTATCGCTGCACTCTGGGGCCCGGCCCACGGCGGTGCCAACGAAGCGGTACTGACCATGCTCGATGAAATCGGCGATGTCTCGAACATCGACAAGTTCATCGCCAAGGCCAAGGACAAGAACGATCCGTTCAAGCTGATGGGCTTCGGCCACCGGGTCTACAAGAACCGCGACCCGCGCGCCACCGTCATGAAGCAGACTTGCGACGAAGTGCTCAAGGAACTGGGGATCAAGAACGATCCGCAACTCGAACTGGCCATGCGCCTGGAAGAGATCGCCCTGACCGACCCGTACTTCATCGAGCGCTCGCTGTACCCGAACGTCGACTTCTACTCGGGGATCATCCTCAAGGCGATCGGCATTCCAACCAGCATGTTCACCGTGATCTTCGCCCTGGCGCGGACCGTGGGCTGGATCTCCCACTGGAAAGAAATGCTCTCCAGCCCGTACAAGATCGGCCGTCCGCGCCAGCTGTACACCGGCTACGAGTCGCGTGACATCACCAAGCTGGAAGACCGCAAGTAA
- a CDS encoding serine/threonine protein kinase, with translation MLRSLRFAALIGGLILSASALAADIDAASYGYPLTNPFEATIATTPPDLRPELPLIEDINQADHSLTLRPEREFILPDNFWPVKSLTYRMATQDKPAPLIFLIAGTGARFDSSINEYLKRLYYKAGYHVVQLSSPTSFDFMSAASRFATPGISKEDAEDMYRVMQAVRAQNPKLPVTEYYLTGYSLGALDAAFVAHLDETRRSFNFKKVLLLNPPVNLYTSITNLDKLVQTEVKGINNTTTFYELVLNKLTRYFQQKGYIDLNDALLYDFQQSKQHLSNEQMAMVIGTSFRFSAADIAFTSDLINRRGLIIPPKFPITESTSLTPFLKRALQCDFDCYLTEQVIPMWRARTDGGSLLQLVDQVSLYALKDYLQASPKIAVMHNADDVILGPGDLGFLRKTFGDRLTVYPLGGHCGNLNYRVNSDAMLEFFRG, from the coding sequence ATGCTCCGTTCCTTGCGCTTCGCTGCCCTCATCGGCGGCCTTATCCTGAGTGCGTCCGCGCTGGCGGCAGATATTGACGCCGCCAGCTATGGCTACCCGTTGACCAACCCGTTCGAGGCGACTATCGCCACCACGCCGCCGGACCTGCGCCCGGAGCTGCCGCTGATCGAGGACATCAACCAGGCCGACCACAGCCTGACTCTGCGCCCGGAACGTGAGTTCATCTTGCCGGACAACTTCTGGCCGGTGAAAAGCCTCACCTACCGCATGGCTACCCAGGACAAACCCGCGCCGCTGATTTTCCTGATCGCCGGCACCGGTGCGCGCTTTGACAGTAGCATCAATGAATACCTCAAGCGGCTCTACTACAAGGCCGGCTACCACGTGGTGCAGCTGTCATCGCCCACCAGCTTCGACTTCATGAGTGCCGCTTCGCGCTTCGCCACGCCGGGCATTTCCAAGGAAGATGCCGAAGACATGTACCGGGTGATGCAGGCCGTGCGGGCGCAGAACCCGAAACTGCCGGTGACCGAGTATTACCTCACTGGCTACAGCCTCGGCGCCCTGGACGCAGCCTTCGTCGCGCACCTGGATGAAACCCGGCGCAGTTTCAACTTCAAGAAAGTGCTGTTGCTCAACCCACCGGTGAACCTCTACACCTCGATCACCAACCTGGACAAACTGGTCCAGACCGAGGTCAAGGGCATCAACAACACCACTACCTTCTATGAGCTGGTGCTGAACAAGCTGACGCGCTACTTCCAGCAAAAAGGCTACATCGACCTCAACGATGCCCTGCTCTACGACTTCCAGCAGTCCAAGCAACACCTGAGCAACGAGCAGATGGCAATGGTGATCGGCACCTCGTTCCGTTTCTCGGCAGCCGACATCGCGTTCACCTCGGACCTGATCAACCGTCGCGGCCTGATCATCCCCCCGAAATTCCCGATCACCGAAAGCACCAGCCTGACACCGTTTCTCAAGCGCGCGCTGCAATGCGACTTCGACTGCTACCTGACCGAGCAGGTGATCCCGATGTGGCGTGCGCGCACTGACGGCGGCAGCCTGTTGCAACTGGTCGACCAGGTCAGCCTGTATGCGCTGAAGGATTACCTGCAGGCCAGCCCGAAGATTGCCGTCATGCACAACGCCGACGACGTCATTCTCGGCCCGGGTGACCTGGGCTTCCTGCGCAAGACCTTTGGCGACCGCCTGACGGTTTATCCATTGGGCGGCCACTGCGGCAACCTTAACTACCGCGTCAACAGCGACGCCATGCTGGAGTTCTTCCGTGGCTAA
- a CDS encoding DUF485 domain-containing protein has product MNDSIYLSIQNSPRFKELVRKREKFAWILSAIMLGLYSGFILLIAYGPHILGAKITPESTITWGIPIGVGLIVSAFVLTAIYVRRANGEFDDLNNAILKEAQQ; this is encoded by the coding sequence ATGAACGACAGCATTTACCTCTCGATTCAAAACAGCCCGCGCTTCAAGGAGCTGGTGAGAAAAAGGGAAAAGTTCGCCTGGATTCTCTCGGCGATCATGCTAGGGCTGTATTCCGGCTTCATTCTTCTGATCGCCTACGGGCCACACATTCTCGGGGCCAAGATCACGCCTGAGTCCACCATCACCTGGGGCATTCCCATCGGTGTCGGCCTGATTGTCTCGGCCTTCGTCCTGACCGCTATTTACGTGCGACGCGCCAACGGCGAGTTCGACGACCTGAACAATGCGATTCTCAAGGAGGCTCAGCAATGA
- a CDS encoding glycine betaine ABC transporter substrate-binding protein, with protein sequence MKMRRLLGAGAALVLAISSTVASAETKTLSIGYVDGWSDSVATTHVAAEVIQQKLGYDVKLQAVATGIMWQGVATGKLDAMLSAWLPVTHGDYWAKNKDQVVDYGPNFKDAKIGLIVPEYVKAKSLEDLKTDDSFKKRIVGIDAGSGVMLKTEQAIKDYDLTGYQLKASSGAGMIAELTRAEKKNESIAVTGWVPHWMFAKWKLRFLEDPKGVYGAAETVNSIGSKGLEAKAPEVVAFLKKFQWASKDEIGEVMLAIQEGAKPEAAAKDWVAKHPDRVKEWTGK encoded by the coding sequence ATGAAGATGCGACGACTCTTGGGCGCAGGTGCCGCACTGGTACTGGCGATCAGCTCCACCGTGGCCAGCGCCGAAACCAAAACCCTGAGCATCGGTTACGTTGACGGCTGGTCCGACAGCGTTGCGACCACTCACGTGGCAGCCGAAGTCATCCAGCAGAAACTCGGCTATGACGTGAAGCTGCAGGCCGTCGCGACCGGGATCATGTGGCAAGGCGTGGCCACCGGTAAGCTCGACGCGATGCTCTCGGCCTGGTTGCCAGTCACCCACGGTGACTACTGGGCCAAGAACAAGGATCAGGTGGTCGATTACGGCCCCAACTTCAAGGATGCGAAAATCGGCTTGATCGTGCCTGAGTACGTCAAGGCCAAGTCGCTCGAAGACCTGAAGACCGACGACTCCTTCAAGAAACGCATCGTGGGTATCGACGCCGGTTCAGGCGTTATGCTCAAGACCGAGCAGGCCATCAAGGATTACGACCTGACCGGGTATCAACTCAAGGCCAGTTCCGGCGCCGGCATGATTGCCGAGCTGACCCGTGCCGAGAAGAAAAACGAATCCATCGCCGTCACCGGTTGGGTGCCGCATTGGATGTTCGCCAAGTGGAAACTGCGCTTCCTGGAAGACCCGAAAGGTGTCTACGGCGCGGCTGAAACCGTGAACAGCATCGGCAGCAAGGGCCTGGAGGCCAAAGCGCCGGAAGTGGTCGCGTTCCTGAAGAAATTCCAATGGGCTTCGAAAGACGAAATCGGCGAAGTCATGCTGGCGATCCAAGAGGGCGCCAAGCCTGAAGCCGCTGCCAAGGATTGGGTCGCCAAGCACCCGGACCGCGTGAAGGAGTGGACCGGCAAGTAA
- the sdhD gene encoding succinate dehydrogenase, hydrophobic membrane anchor protein, with product MVTNVTNLSRSGLYDWMAQRVSAVVLAAYFIFLIGYVVANPGLGYAQWHELFANNWMRIFSLLALVALGAHAWVGMWTIATDYLTPMAFGKSATAVRFLFQAVCGVAMFAYFVWGVQILWGI from the coding sequence ATGGTAACCAACGTCACGAACCTTTCACGTTCGGGCCTCTATGACTGGATGGCGCAGCGTGTGTCTGCGGTCGTTCTCGCGGCTTACTTCATTTTCCTGATCGGATATGTCGTAGCAAACCCAGGCCTGGGCTATGCCCAATGGCATGAACTGTTCGCAAACAACTGGATGCGTATCTTCAGTCTGCTGGCACTTGTCGCACTGGGCGCTCACGCCTGGGTCGGCATGTGGACCATCGCGACCGACTACCTGACGCCGATGGCGTTTGGCAAGTCGGCGACTGCCGTACGTTTCCTCTTCCAGGCAGTATGCGGCGTTGCGATGTTCGCTTACTTCGTCTGGGGTGTGCAGATTCTCTGGGGTATCTGA
- the sdhA gene encoding succinate dehydrogenase flavoprotein subunit — protein MANIPTISFDAIIIGGGGAGMRAALQLAQGGHKTAVITKVFPTRSHTVSAQGGITCAIASADPNDDWRWHMYDTVKGSDYIGDQDAIEYMCQEGPAAVFELDHMGMPFSRTEQGRIYQRPFGGQSKDYGKGGQAARTCAASDRTGHALLHTLYQGNLKAGTTFLNEYYAVDLVKNQDGAFVGVIAICIETGETTYIRAKATVLATGGAGRIYASTTNALINTGDGVGMALRAGVPVQDIEMWQFHPTGIAGAGVLVTEGCRGEGGYLINKHGERFMERYAPNAKDLAGRDVVARSMVKEIIAGNGCGPNGDHVMLKLDHLGEEVLHSRLPGICELSKTFAHVDPVVAPVPVVPTCHYMMGGVATNIHGQAITQNAEGVDEIIPGLFAVGEVACVSVHGANRLGGNSLLDLVVFGRAAGLHLEKALSDGIEYDDATDANIEAALARLSALNERTEGEDVATLRRELQNCMQNYFGVFRTGEYMQKGIAQLAQLRERIANVKINDKSQAFNTARIEALELQNLLEVAEATAIAAEVRKESRGAHAREDFEDRDDENWLCHTLYFPGEKRVAKRAVNFSPKTVPTFEPKVRTY, from the coding sequence ATGGCTAACATTCCAACGATTTCTTTCGACGCCATCATCATTGGTGGTGGCGGTGCCGGCATGCGCGCAGCGCTGCAGCTGGCGCAGGGCGGTCACAAGACTGCCGTGATCACCAAGGTTTTCCCGACCCGTTCGCACACTGTGTCCGCCCAGGGCGGCATCACCTGCGCCATCGCTTCGGCCGACCCGAACGATGACTGGCGCTGGCACATGTACGATACCGTCAAGGGTTCCGACTACATCGGTGACCAGGACGCTATCGAATACATGTGTCAAGAAGGCCCGGCTGCGGTGTTCGAGCTGGACCACATGGGTATGCCATTCTCGCGTACCGAGCAAGGTCGTATCTACCAGCGTCCGTTCGGTGGCCAGTCCAAGGACTACGGCAAGGGCGGCCAGGCTGCGCGTACTTGCGCGGCGTCCGACCGTACCGGTCACGCGCTGCTGCACACCCTTTACCAGGGCAACCTGAAAGCCGGTACCACGTTCCTGAACGAGTACTACGCCGTTGACCTGGTGAAGAACCAGGACGGCGCCTTCGTCGGTGTGATCGCGATCTGCATCGAAACCGGCGAGACCACCTACATCCGCGCCAAGGCTACCGTGCTGGCGACCGGCGGTGCTGGCCGTATCTACGCCTCCACCACCAACGCCCTGATCAACACCGGTGACGGTGTCGGCATGGCCCTGCGTGCTGGCGTGCCAGTCCAAGACATCGAAATGTGGCAGTTCCACCCGACCGGCATCGCCGGCGCCGGTGTACTGGTAACCGAAGGTTGCCGTGGTGAAGGTGGTTACCTGATCAACAAGCACGGCGAGCGTTTCATGGAGCGTTATGCTCCGAACGCCAAGGACCTTGCCGGTCGTGACGTGGTTGCCCGTTCGATGGTGAAAGAAATCATCGCTGGCAACGGTTGCGGTCCGAATGGCGACCACGTGATGCTCAAGCTCGACCACCTGGGTGAGGAAGTGCTGCACAGCCGCCTGCCAGGCATCTGCGAGCTGTCGAAGACCTTCGCTCACGTCGACCCAGTTGTCGCGCCGGTTCCGGTCGTTCCAACCTGCCACTATATGATGGGCGGCGTTGCCACCAACATTCACGGCCAGGCGATCACCCAGAACGCCGAAGGCGTGGACGAAATCATCCCTGGCCTGTTCGCAGTGGGTGAAGTGGCTTGCGTATCGGTCCACGGTGCCAACCGCCTGGGCGGCAACTCGCTGCTCGACCTGGTGGTCTTCGGTCGTGCTGCCGGCCTGCACCTGGAAAAAGCGCTGTCCGACGGTATCGAATATGACGATGCCACCGACGCCAACATCGAAGCTGCCCTGGCGCGTCTGTCCGCTCTGAACGAGCGTACCGAAGGCGAAGACGTGGCGACCCTGCGTCGCGAGTTGCAAAACTGCATGCAGAACTACTTCGGTGTGTTCCGTACCGGCGAATACATGCAGAAAGGTATCGCCCAGCTGGCGCAATTGCGTGAACGAATCGCCAACGTGAAGATCAACGATAAGTCGCAGGCGTTCAACACTGCCCGTATCGAAGCGCTGGAATTGCAGAACCTGCTGGAAGTGGCCGAAGCCACAGCCATCGCCGCAGAAGTGCGTAAAGAGTCCCGTGGCGCTCACGCCCGCGAAGACTTCGAGGACCGTGACGACGAAAACTGGCTGTGCCACACCTTGTACTTCCCGGGTGAGAAACGCGTCGCCAAGCGTGCCGTGAACTTCTCGCCGAAGACTGTTCCGACTTTCGAACCAAAAGTCCGGACTTATTAA
- the sdhC gene encoding succinate dehydrogenase, cytochrome b556 subunit has protein sequence MKSQRPVNLDLRTIKLPVTAYTSILHRISGVILFVSLAIMLYALDKSLDSEEGFGQVKACLTSPLAKLVIWGILSALLYHLVAGVRHLIMDMGIGETLEGGKLGSKIIIAVSAVLIVLAGVWIW, from the coding sequence GTGAAAAGCCAACGACCTGTAAACCTAGACCTAAGGACCATCAAACTCCCAGTCACTGCTTACACGTCCATTCTTCACCGAATTTCCGGTGTCATTCTCTTCGTCAGCCTGGCCATCATGCTTTATGCATTGGACAAGTCGCTCGACTCGGAAGAAGGCTTCGGTCAGGTGAAAGCGTGTCTGACCAGTCCGCTAGCCAAGCTAGTGATTTGGGGCATCCTGTCCGCCTTGCTGTATCACTTGGTCGCCGGTGTGCGCCACTTGATCATGGACATGGGCATCGGTGAGACGCTGGAAGGCGGCAAGCTGGGCTCAAAAATCATTATCGCCGTGTCTGCGGTGTTGATCGTTCTGGCAGGAGTCTGGATATGGTAA
- a CDS encoding cation acetate symporter codes for MIRRLLALLSIAAFAPGAWAAEALTGAVQKQPLNVSAIVMFVAFVGATLCITYWASKRNKSAADYYAAGGRITGFQNGLAIAGDYMSAASFLGISALVFASGYDGLIYSIGFLVGWPIILFLIAERLRNLGKYTFADVASYRLGQTQIRSLSACGSLVVVAFYLIAQMVGAGKLIQLLFGLDYHVAVILVGILMCLYVLFGGMLATTWVQIIKAVLLLSGASFMALMVMKHVNFDFNMLFAEAVKVHPKGEAIMSPGGLVKDPISAFSLGLALMFGTAGLPHILMRFFTVSDAKEARKSVLYATGFIGYFYILTFIIGFGAILLVSTNPAFKDAAGALLGGNNMAAVHLANAVGGSIFLGFISAVAFATILAVVAGLTLAGASAVSHDLYASVIKKGKANEKDEIRVSKITTIALAVLAIALGILFEKQNIAFMVGLAFSIAASCNFPVLLLSMYWKKLTTRGAMIGGWLGLVSAVGLMVLGPTIWVQIMGHEKAIFPYEYPALFSMAIAFVGIWFFSITDKSAEGANERALFFPQFVRSQTGLGASGAVNH; via the coding sequence ATGATCCGGCGTCTACTGGCTCTATTGAGCATCGCAGCGTTCGCTCCGGGCGCCTGGGCGGCTGAAGCCCTGACCGGTGCCGTGCAGAAACAACCCCTCAACGTCTCGGCCATCGTCATGTTCGTGGCCTTCGTCGGCGCGACCCTGTGCATCACTTACTGGGCGTCCAAGCGTAACAAGTCGGCGGCCGACTACTATGCGGCGGGCGGGCGGATCACCGGTTTCCAGAATGGCCTGGCCATTGCCGGGGACTACATGTCGGCGGCGTCCTTCCTGGGGATTTCCGCCCTGGTGTTCGCCTCCGGCTACGACGGTCTGATCTACTCGATCGGCTTCCTGGTGGGCTGGCCGATCATTCTGTTCCTGATCGCCGAGCGCCTGCGGAACCTGGGTAAATACACCTTTGCCGACGTGGCGTCCTATCGCCTGGGGCAAACCCAGATCCGCAGTCTGTCGGCCTGTGGCTCGCTGGTCGTGGTGGCGTTCTACCTGATCGCGCAAATGGTCGGTGCCGGCAAGCTGATCCAGCTGCTGTTCGGCCTGGACTATCACGTCGCGGTGATCCTGGTGGGTATCCTGATGTGCCTCTACGTGCTGTTCGGTGGCATGCTGGCGACCACTTGGGTACAGATCATCAAGGCGGTGCTGTTGCTGTCGGGTGCTTCGTTCATGGCCCTGATGGTCATGAAGCACGTCAACTTCGACTTCAACATGCTGTTTGCCGAAGCGGTCAAGGTGCACCCTAAAGGCGAGGCGATCATGAGCCCTGGCGGCTTGGTGAAGGATCCGATCTCGGCCTTCTCCCTGGGCTTGGCGTTGATGTTCGGTACTGCTGGCCTGCCACACATCCTGATGCGTTTCTTCACCGTGAGTGATGCCAAGGAAGCGCGCAAGAGCGTGCTGTATGCCACTGGTTTCATCGGCTACTTCTACATCCTGACCTTTATCATCGGCTTCGGCGCGATCCTGTTGGTCAGCACCAACCCGGCCTTCAAGGACGCGGCAGGTGCCTTGCTCGGTGGCAACAACATGGCGGCGGTGCACCTGGCCAACGCCGTGGGCGGCAGTATCTTCCTGGGCTTCATCTCGGCCGTAGCGTTCGCCACCATCCTGGCGGTGGTAGCAGGCCTGACCCTGGCCGGTGCCTCGGCGGTGTCCCATGACCTGTATGCCAGCGTGATCAAGAAAGGCAAGGCCAACGAGAAGGACGAGATTCGCGTGTCGAAAATCACCACCATCGCCCTGGCGGTGCTGGCGATCGCCCTGGGAATCCTGTTCGAGAAGCAGAACATCGCGTTCATGGTGGGCCTGGCGTTCTCCATCGCGGCGAGCTGCAACTTCCCGGTACTGCTGCTTTCGATGTACTGGAAGAAGCTGACCACCCGTGGCGCCATGATTGGCGGCTGGCTGGGCCTGGTCAGTGCCGTGGGCCTGATGGTGCTGGGTCCGACCATCTGGGTGCAGATCATGGGTCACGAGAAGGCGATCTTCCCGTATGAATACCCTGCGCTGTTCTCGATGGCGATTGCCTTCGTCGGCATCTGGTTCTTCTCCATCACCGACAAGTCGGCTGAAGGCGCAAACGAGCGGGCGCTGTTCTTCCCGCAGTTCGTGCGTTCGCAGACTGGCCTGGGGGCGAGTGGGGCGGTTAACCATTGA